A window of the Plutella xylostella chromosome 11, ilPluXylo3.1, whole genome shotgun sequence genome harbors these coding sequences:
- the LOC105380377 gene encoding partner of xrn-2 protein 1 isoform X2: protein MKPELDIDSLRTEHESDEQWAVRRSFMEEHKDKFSEAELVTLAQLFTNIEFLGCRYPPETMARVSQLAARVSSRYRDSRKNKLKRTFVQASDAAEAKAKRTFKK, encoded by the exons ATGAAGCCAGAGCTGGACATAGACTCGCTGCGCACGGAGCACGAGTCGGACGAGCAGTGGGCCGTGCGCCGCAGCTTCATGGAGGAGCACAAGGACAAGTTCTCCGAGGCCGAGCTGGTCACCCTCGCGCAGCTGTTTACTAATATTGAGTTCCTCGGATGCag ATACCCCCCCGAGACCATGGCCCGTGTGTCTCAACTAGCGGCGCGCGTGTCCTCCCGCTACCGAGACAGCCGCAAGAACAAGCTGAAGCGCACCTTCGTGCAGGCCAGCGACGCCGCCGAGGCCAAGGCGAAGAGGACGTTCAAGAAGTGA
- the LOC105380376 gene encoding uncharacterized protein LOC105380376 → MAFSIRKIFSNINYFKKGEEDEAGGKKRRHTTSSSSGEPSSAGPEAPEPDSTSKACATSLNLPESIKTFAVKKGSLSDTDLLSINLKTPCKKTVKHKTKKLRLDIKRANKSMSEANVSTQGFQGFENLNVENTPKHILLGCTSSDAFSERMKEFDFNKSFDIFDAMSEGCPRTPCEENFDIESLSEQSESDLSLISDKKETSPIKMCRKVEDLHNSSTSIEYETIDTRALRSTTPESFGDVELEKTEEDRITLLLSYQTKLEKMDCFLKNLLTEFQFHIEVSKIFQSRTVSIPDAANHAKILSEITCLDNVSRGVSPTGSWNIILDKDDALTKFKLKKQLLSMKHTIDDFITMYLQNQNIQDDLEVTMKPKKYPHHRSIAYDVHKGTRPTKKHLRVSKKKKSRRFNDFPDLKEALTNLFSLDCDQTYTELNVSPEKAALISNEEEENGKCTCKCRYHSSPSQVDSGVTTKDEDCSSQSITSSIGNFSLDNSSLTAYSESLDQFSYNSFQDTTISSLLVKSSMERIKFYVQAHSIQLKKEDSVNDYESKNIVTFFCPACHVPESDEHNLLKHILSQKHCEKIHFLYKTAYIKKCFAAGKEIQPSTVLNPMTMYRDDNKIVCFGDAVYACSLCFENEIVGESVLMGHCSDPDHIERRDMLADLEE, encoded by the coding sequence ATGGCGTTCTCGataaggaaaatattttcgaACATCAATTACTTCAAAAAGGGCGAGGAAGATGAGGCTGGGGGCAAGAAGCGGCGCCACACGACCAGCTCGTCGTCTGGAGAGCCCTCCTCCGCCGGCCCGGAGGCCCCCGAGCCCGACTCCACGTCCAAGGCCTGCGCCACAAGCCTCAACCTCCCAGAATCTATCAAGACTTTTGCCGTCAAAAAAGGTTCGTTATCCGACACTGACCTCCTTAGCATTAACCTGAAGACTCCTTGCAAGAAAACTGTTAAACACAAAACCAAGAAATTGAGGTTGGATATCAAAAGGGCTAATAAATCTATGAGTGAGGCCAATGTTTCTACCCAAGGGTTCCAGGGGTTTGAGAATTTGAATGTAGAGAATACACCAAAACATATATTACTGGGTTGCACGAGCTCTGATGCATTCAGTGAGAGAATGAAGGagtttgattttaataaatcctTTGATATCTTCGATGCCATGTCTGAAGGCTGCCCTAGGACACCTTGTGAGGAGAACTTTGACATTGAGTCTCTGTCTGAACAGTCTGAGTCTGATCTGTCATTAATATCTGATAAAAAAGAGACGTCACCTATCAAAATGTGCCGTAAAGTGGAGGATCTACATAACAGCAGCACCAGCATAGAGTATGAGACCATAGACACCAGGGCGCTACGCTCCACTACGCCCGAGTCATTCGGAGACGTAGAGCTGGAGAAAACTGAGGAAGACCGCATAACGCTGCTGCTGTCGTACCAGACAAAGCTTGAAAAGATGGACTGCTTCCTGAAAAACCTGCTCACAGAATTCCAGTTCCACATTGAAGTTTCCAAGATATTCCAGTCCCGCACCGTGTCCATACCTGACGCAGCAAATCATGCGAAAATCCTCAGTGAGATCACCTGCTTAGACAACGTCAGTAGAGGCGTCAGCCCCACCGGTTCCTGGAACATTATTCTGGACAAAGATGATGCTCTGACTAAGTTCAAACTGAAGAAGCAGCTGCTATCCATGAAACATACCATAGACGACTTCATCACCATGTATTTACAGAACCAGAATATACAGGATGACCTGGAAGTCACAATGAAGCCGAAAAAGTATCCACACCATCGCAGCATTGCCTATGACGTTCACAAAGGAACCAGACCCACTAAAAAGCATTTGCGTGTCAGCAAGAAGAAGAAGTCAAGGCGGTTCAATGACTTTCCTGATCTCAAAGAGGCTTTAACCAATCTGTTCTCCTTAGATTGTGATCAGACATACACAGAGCTGAATGTGTCACCAGAAAAAGCTGCATTGATCAGTAATGAGGAAGAAGAAAATGGCAAGTGCACTTGTAAGTGTCGGTACCACAGTTCCCCTTCCCAGGTAGACTCGGGAGTCACCACAAAGGATGAAGACTGCTCCAGCCAGTCCATCACCTCGTCCATCGGCAACTTCAGTCTGGACAACTCGTCCCTCACAGCGTACTCGGAGTCTCTAGACCAGTTCAGCTACAACAGCTTCCAAGATACCACAATCAGCTCTCTGCTTGTGAAAAGCTCTATGGAGCGCATCAAGTTCTACGTTCAAGCTCACAGCATCCAGCTGAAGAAGGAGGACAGTGTAAATGATTACGAGTCAAAGAACATAGTTACGTTCTTCTGTCCGGCTTGCCACGTGCCTGAGAGCGATGAGCACAACCTTCTAAAACACATCCTAAGCCAGAAGCACTGCGAGAAGATCCACTTTTTGTACAAAACTGCGTACATCAAGAAGTGTTTCGCAGCTGGAAAGGAGATCCAGCCGAGCACAGTGCTGAATCCGATGACGATGTACCGTGATGACAACAAGATCGTCTGCTTCGGTGATGCTGTGTATGCTTGCTCTCTCTGCTTTGAGAACGAGATAGTTGGTGAGTCGGTGCTGATGGGCCACTGCTCCGATCCCGACCACATCGAGCGCAGAGACATGCTGGCAGACCTCGAGGAGTAA
- the LOC105380377 gene encoding uncharacterized protein LOC105380377 isoform X1, with protein sequence MKPELDIDSLRTEHESDEQWAVRRSFMEEHKDKFSEAELVTLAQLFTNIEFLGCRYMMGIMEDMHILGKKTIEDRQRTCEDLRNSHWSKEYPYLVPSAELTWITLDVYCLKHKTSKSCGVTKVQKAEKSENIDNSDQVGHFKTSDEKSKNFAQVVNNCRNNANTNKFINSRNGTGSENKRVKVIKASKKPKDDRNKHLVETRPKSFFDFTNFNVKRINRSIYEKNKPSDTEDGFVNMFKDKKQTKYPARKLHSYLTDYSHFVVCKENGEKIVDNDMPAIMDKIHERLDDLDIPKGDFTYIGMVDEFTGVYFSIRSADITEKLLEEVFTGNGSTFVFKQYRKVMSALLIPDEQKYNSVNVLKWLKYQNDYMGIKFTSWKILNEYTFDGFRRVSIIIPMKDAIALHKYNYKLNYLDTKIKVIIYPKSKRKLEADQMKKAMDKIDEGTNNLVLESKRDGNSDDDIVRKENKSDEACCSNYKSKTKDEEVNDTTQDTSSDNVHVEDEFDFESNERVILSLADETKFRPYPLFFIKKENSEEDLDFGEWKYVFMDNFFREKLILSMPKADALKLKRREATLTYYGVKVKSKFPDL encoded by the exons ATGAAGCCAGAGCTGGACATAGACTCGCTGCGCACGGAGCACGAGTCGGACGAGCAGTGGGCCGTGCGCCGCAGCTTCATGGAGGAGCACAAGGACAAGTTCTCCGAGGCCGAGCTGGTCACCCTCGCGCAGCTGTTTACTAATATTGAGTTCCTCGGATGCag ATACATGATGGGTATAATGGAAGACATGCACATTCTTGGCAAAAAGACAATTGAAGACCGACAGAGAACTTGTGAAGATCTCAGAAACAGTCACTGGTCTAAGGAATACCCATATTTAGTGCCAAGCGCTGAACTGACATGGATCACTTTGGATGTTTATTGTCTGAAACACAAAACCTCAAAATCCTGTGGTGTCACCAAAGTACAAAAGGCTGAAAAGTCTGAAAACATTGATAATAGTGACCAAGTTGGCCATTTTAAAACTAGTGATGAAAAATCAAAGAACTTTGCACAAGTAGTGAATAATTGTAGAAATAATGCAAACaccaataaatttataaactcAAGAAATGGTACAGGAAGTGAAAATAAAAGAGTGAAAGTGATCAAAGCAAGCAAGAAGCCTAAGGATGATAGAAACAAACATCTGGTAGAAACTAGAccaaaatctttttttgaCTTTACCAATTTTAATGTGAAGAGAATAAATCGatcaatttatgaaaaaaataaacccAGTGATACAGAAGATGGATTTGTAAATATGTTCAAAGATAAGAAACAGACAAAATATCCTGCACGTAAACTGCATTCTTACCTGACAGACTATTCACATTTTGTTGTTTGTAAAGAAAACGGGGAAAAAATCGTGGACAATGATATGCCAGCAATTATGGACAAAATACATGAGAGATTAGATGATTTAGATATACCTAAAGGTGATTTTACGTACATCGGTATGGTAGATGAATTCACTGGTGTTTACTTTTCAATCAGATCAGCAGATATCACTGAAAAATTACTTGAAGAAGTATTTACAGGCAATGGTAGTACATTTGTTTTCAAACAGTACAGAAAAGTTATGTCAGCACTATTGATACCAGATGAGCAGAAATACAACAGTGTTAATGTGCTGAAATGGTTGAAATATCAAAATGATTACATGGGAATTAAGTTCACAAGTTGGAAGATACTAAATGAATACACATTTGATGGCTTCAGGAGAGTATCAATAATTATTCCAATGAAAGATGCAATCGCCTTGCataaatataactataaattaaACTATCTGGACACAAAAAtcaaagttataatttatccAAAATCTAAAAGGAAATTGGAAGCAGACCAAATGAAGAAGGCTATGGACAAAATCGATGAAGGAACCAATAATTTAGTATTGGAGAGTAAAAGAGATGGAAATTCAGATGATGATATAGTTAGAAAAGAGAATAAAAGTGATGAAGCTTGTTGTTCTAACTACAAATCAAAAACAAAGGATGAGGAAGTTAATGATACAACCCAAGATACATCTTCAGACAATGTACATGTTGAGGATGAATTTGATTTCGAAAGCAATGAAAGAGTGATTCTGTCGCTAGCTGACGAAACTAAATTCAGACCGTACCCTCTATTTTTcatcaaaaaagaaaattCAGAAGAAGATCTGGATTTTGGTGAATGGAAATACGTGTTTATGGATAATTTCTTCAGGGAAAAACTTATACTGTCTATGCCAAAAGCGGATGCTTTAAAACTTAAGAGAAGAGAAGCTACATTAACTTATTATGGTGTTAAAGTGAAATCTAAATTCCCCGATCTTTAA